The Streptomyces sp. Mut1 genome window below encodes:
- a CDS encoding DEAD/DEAH box helicase — MPEHVENDELTEVTAVAEAVVESAASEAADAEPTISFADLGLPEGIVRKLAQNGVTAPFPIQAATIPDALAGKDILGRGRTGSGKTLSFGLPTLSALAGGHTEKKKPRAIILTPTRELAMQVADALQPYGDVLGLKMKVVCGGTSMGNQIYALERGVDVLVATPGRLRDIINRGACSLENVQVAVLDEADQMSDLGFLPEVTELLDQIPGGGQRMLFSATMENEIGTLVKRYLSNPVTHEVDSAQGNVSTMSHHVLVVKPKDKAPVTSAIAARKGRTIIFVRTQLGADRIAEQLVDAGVKADALHGGMTQGARTRVLEDFKKGYVNALVATDVAARGIHVDGIDLVLNVDPAGDHKDYLHRSGRTARAGKSGVVVSLALPHQRRQIFRLMEDAGVDASRHIVQGAGVFEPEVAEITGARSLTEVQADSANNAAKQAEREAAELSKQLERVQRRAVELREEAGRLVARAARERGDDPEAAVAEVTAEAEAALAAAAVPEQPAAREERRDERGNYERRDNRGGYRGNDRRDDRVGERSGRPAGQSGYRGSSDRPSFRSSNDRRDDRPSGGFRSGGGDRRDDRGGRSFERRDERPSFNRDRRDDRPSGGFRSGGGDRRDDRGGRSFERRDERPSFNRDRRDDRPSGGFRSGGGDRPFNRDRRDDRPSGGFRSGGGDRPTGRRDDHRSTGTSTGSFGRRDDKPRWKRNG; from the coding sequence ATGCCCGAGCACGTCGAGAACGACGAGCTCACCGAGGTCACCGCAGTCGCGGAGGCCGTCGTCGAGTCCGCCGCGTCCGAGGCCGCGGACGCCGAGCCGACCATCTCCTTCGCCGACCTGGGCCTGCCCGAGGGCATCGTCCGCAAGCTCGCGCAGAATGGTGTGACCGCGCCCTTCCCGATCCAGGCGGCGACCATCCCGGACGCCCTGGCCGGCAAGGACATCCTCGGCCGTGGCCGTACCGGCTCCGGCAAGACCCTCTCCTTCGGTCTGCCGACCCTGTCCGCCCTGGCCGGCGGGCACACCGAGAAGAAGAAGCCCCGCGCGATCATCCTCACCCCGACCCGCGAGCTCGCGATGCAGGTCGCGGACGCGCTCCAGCCGTACGGCGACGTGCTCGGCCTGAAGATGAAGGTCGTCTGCGGCGGTACGTCGATGGGCAACCAGATCTACGCGCTGGAGCGCGGTGTCGACGTCCTCGTCGCCACCCCGGGCCGGCTGCGCGACATCATCAACCGGGGCGCCTGCTCCCTGGAGAACGTCCAGGTCGCCGTCCTCGACGAGGCCGACCAGATGTCCGACCTGGGCTTCCTGCCCGAGGTCACCGAGCTGCTCGACCAGATCCCCGGCGGCGGCCAGCGCATGCTCTTCTCCGCCACCATGGAGAACGAGATCGGCACCCTGGTCAAGCGCTACCTGAGCAACCCGGTCACCCACGAGGTCGACTCCGCCCAGGGCAACGTCTCGACCATGTCCCACCACGTCCTCGTCGTGAAGCCGAAGGACAAGGCGCCGGTCACCTCCGCCATCGCCGCCCGCAAGGGCCGCACCATCATCTTCGTCCGCACCCAGCTGGGCGCCGACCGCATCGCCGAGCAGCTCGTCGACGCGGGCGTCAAAGCGGACGCGCTGCACGGCGGCATGACCCAGGGCGCGCGCACCCGCGTCCTGGAGGACTTCAAGAAGGGCTACGTCAACGCGCTCGTCGCGACCGACGTCGCCGCGCGCGGTATCCACGTCGACGGCATCGACCTGGTCCTGAACGTGGACCCGGCCGGTGACCACAAGGACTACCTGCACCGCTCGGGCCGTACCGCCCGTGCCGGCAAGTCCGGGGTCGTCGTCTCGCTGGCCCTGCCGCACCAGCGCCGCCAGATCTTCCGCCTGATGGAGGACGCGGGCGTCGACGCCTCGCGTCACATCGTCCAGGGCGCGGGCGTCTTCGAGCCGGAGGTCGCCGAGATCACCGGCGCCCGCTCGCTCACCGAGGTCCAGGCCGACTCCGCGAACAACGCCGCCAAGCAGGCCGAGCGCGAGGCCGCCGAGCTGAGCAAGCAGCTGGAGCGCGTCCAGCGCCGTGCCGTGGAGCTCCGCGAGGAGGCCGGGCGTCTGGTCGCCCGCGCGGCGCGCGAGCGGGGCGACGACCCCGAGGCCGCCGTGGCCGAGGTCACCGCCGAGGCCGAGGCCGCCCTCGCGGCCGCCGCCGTTCCGGAGCAGCCGGCCGCGCGCGAGGAACGCCGCGACGAGCGGGGCAACTACGAGCGCCGCGACAACCGCGGTGGCTACCGGGGCAACGACCGCCGCGACGACCGTGTCGGCGAGCGCTCCGGCCGTCCCGCCGGCCAGAGCGGCTACCGGGGCAGCAGCGACCGCCCCTCGTTCCGCAGCAGCAACGACCGTCGTGACGACCGTCCCTCGGGCGGCTTCCGCTCGGGTGGCGGCGACCGTCGCGACGACCGTGGTGGCCGTTCCTTCGAGCGCCGCGACGAGCGCCCCTCGTTCAACCGTGACCGTCGTGACGACCGTCCCTCGGGCGGCTTCCGCTCGGGTGGCGGCGACCGTCGCGACGACCGTGGTGGCCGTTCCTTCGAGCGCCGCGACGAGCGCCCCTCGTTCAACCGTGACCGTCGTGACGACCGTCCCTCCGGCGGCTTCCGCTCCGGTGGCGGCGACCGTCCGTTCAACCGCGACCGTCGTGACGACCGCCCCTCGGGCGGCTTCCGCTCCGGCGGCGGCGACCGCCCGACCGGCCGCCGTGACGACCACCGTTCGACCGGCACCAGCACCGGCTCCTTCGGCCGCCGCGACGACAAGCCGCGCTGGAAGCGCAACGGCTGA
- a CDS encoding metallopeptidase family protein: MLEMTREAFEELVAEALDRIPPELTRLMDNVAVFVEDEPESDDPELLGLYEGTPLTERGEWYAGVLPDRITIYRGPTLRMCETREDVVAETEITVVHEIAHHFGIDDERLHALGYG; the protein is encoded by the coding sequence GTGCTGGAGATGACGAGGGAAGCGTTCGAGGAACTGGTCGCCGAGGCGCTGGACCGGATTCCGCCGGAGCTGACCCGGCTGATGGACAACGTCGCGGTGTTCGTCGAGGACGAACCGGAATCCGATGATCCGGAACTGCTCGGTCTGTACGAGGGCACGCCGCTGACCGAGCGCGGTGAGTGGTACGCGGGCGTGCTCCCGGACCGGATCACCATCTACCGGGGGCCGACGCTGCGGATGTGCGAGACGCGCGAGGACGTCGTGGCCGAGACCGAGATCACGGTCGTCCACGAGATCGCCCATCACTTCGGCATCGACGACGAGAGGCTGCACGCGCTGGGCTACGGGTGA
- a CDS encoding metallophosphoesterase family protein, with product MARARHLLRPPTRPTTGGPLTSPRPFVRALGLVVVVLFGAWLGLLAVGSVRTPVGPMDTTMTLRPSLSGGTKINVSPLGALELDSHHAPVRLDVDVDRLDPVRSEALVQHPERLSGLEDEVTADVASGTRELALRSCVAVVTGATALGLAVYRRPRRALAAGGLALALLAASGVGAYATWNPKSVLEPKFSGLLSSAPSVVGDARSIVTDFDVYQQELARLVTNVTKLYDATSTLPVYSPNPATLRVLHVSDIHLNPAAWHIIGSLVEQYDIDVIIDSGDTMDHGTAVENGFLDPIADLGAPYVWVRGNHDSSVTQKYLENKKRFKNVHVLDQGRTVTVGGLRVAGVGDPQFTPDRAGPEQSEDVQRVAGRTLAAALREQQRSGTPADIAVAHEPEAAEETDGEVPLALAGHVHHRQNEVLKGGTRLMVEGSTGGGGLRAVQNKKPEQVLASVLYLDRSTRRLRAWDEITLGGLGLTTAEVSRHLPADDHPDASPSPIRFG from the coding sequence ATGGCCCGCGCCCGTCACCTCCTCCGCCCGCCGACCCGCCCCACCACCGGCGGGCCCCTCACCTCGCCCCGGCCCTTCGTCCGGGCGCTGGGCCTGGTCGTCGTCGTGCTGTTCGGCGCCTGGCTGGGGCTGCTGGCCGTCGGCAGCGTCCGTACGCCCGTGGGGCCGATGGACACGACGATGACCCTGCGGCCCTCGCTCAGCGGCGGCACCAAGATCAACGTCTCGCCGCTCGGCGCCCTGGAGCTGGACTCGCACCACGCACCGGTCCGGCTCGACGTCGACGTGGACCGGCTCGACCCGGTCCGCTCCGAGGCCCTGGTCCAGCATCCGGAACGACTGTCGGGCCTGGAGGACGAGGTCACCGCGGATGTCGCGTCCGGCACCCGCGAGCTCGCCCTGCGCTCCTGCGTGGCGGTCGTCACCGGGGCCACCGCGCTCGGTCTGGCCGTCTACCGCAGGCCGCGCCGGGCCCTGGCGGCCGGCGGACTCGCCCTCGCGCTGCTGGCCGCGTCCGGCGTCGGCGCGTACGCCACCTGGAACCCCAAATCGGTCCTGGAGCCCAAGTTCTCCGGGCTGCTCTCCAGCGCCCCCTCCGTCGTCGGCGACGCCCGCTCGATCGTCACGGACTTCGACGTCTACCAGCAGGAGCTGGCCCGGCTGGTCACCAACGTCACCAAGCTGTACGACGCCACATCGACGCTCCCCGTCTACAGCCCGAACCCGGCGACCCTGCGCGTCCTGCACGTCTCCGACATCCACCTCAACCCGGCCGCGTGGCACATCATCGGCTCGCTCGTCGAGCAGTACGACATCGACGTGATCATCGACTCGGGCGACACCATGGACCACGGCACCGCCGTCGAGAACGGCTTCCTGGACCCCATCGCCGACCTCGGCGCCCCGTACGTCTGGGTGCGCGGGAACCACGACTCGTCGGTGACGCAGAAGTACCTGGAGAACAAGAAGCGCTTCAAGAACGTGCACGTCCTGGACCAGGGCCGGACCGTCACCGTCGGCGGGCTGCGGGTCGCCGGCGTCGGGGACCCGCAGTTCACCCCGGACCGGGCGGGACCCGAGCAGTCCGAGGACGTCCAGCGCGTGGCGGGCCGCACGCTCGCCGCCGCCCTGCGCGAGCAGCAGCGGTCCGGCACGCCCGCAGACATCGCCGTCGCCCACGAACCGGAGGCGGCGGAGGAGACGGACGGCGAGGTCCCGCTGGCCCTGGCCGGCCATGTGCACCACCGGCAGAACGAGGTCCTGAAGGGCGGCACCCGGCTGATGGTGGAGGGCTCCACGGGTGGCGGCGGGCTGCGGGCCGTACAGAACAAGAAGCCGGAACAGGTGCTCGCGTCGGTGCTCTATCTGGACCGCTCCACGCGCCGGCTCCGGGCCTGGGACGAGATCACCCTGGGCGGTCTCGGGCTGACGACTGCTGAGGTCAGCCGCCATCTGCCGGCGGACGACCACCCCGACGCGTCGCCCTCCCCTATTCGGTTTGGCTGA